One Lacticaseibacillus rhamnosus genomic window carries:
- a CDS encoding zinc ribbon domain-containing protein, translated as MFKLCPNCGAHNAPTANFCTKCGANLAGVAATQPQAPATPDTTDGKADTVSATSQSPVATAPTADAKSGAAPETAKPISTHTTQADTAADSQAAQSSESSAAATQTAPTTDNTATDAPTSQAPQPTPQPNPTVEATKQYAGSYWRYLVDSIKHPASIERTYHSYFGLTSLAITIVSLALTIALRAGSAFSSLPGSLASSVMSTFLKLLVLVAILAIGVIAIYYLGVRGILGDRRRRFLDFTTDYAFHCNWMVFFSVFTLLMQILGLINVGSAMLISLLLTISLSLFFLAGPYMLFTAQSTNHFDKIYALLIVSVLLAIVFMVITMFGLASIMGSLYQGLNDFGRSFNY; from the coding sequence ATGTTTAAATTATGTCCAAATTGTGGGGCACATAACGCACCCACTGCTAACTTCTGTACAAAATGCGGTGCAAATCTGGCGGGGGTGGCCGCCACACAGCCGCAAGCTCCCGCAACTCCTGACACAACCGATGGAAAAGCCGATACCGTTAGTGCGACTAGCCAATCACCCGTAGCAACCGCACCAACGGCAGACGCAAAATCTGGAGCAGCACCGGAAACCGCTAAACCGATTTCCACTCACACCACCCAAGCTGATACGGCCGCCGATTCACAAGCTGCCCAAAGTTCGGAAAGCTCAGCGGCCGCAACGCAAACTGCGCCGACTACCGACAACACTGCTACCGATGCTCCAACCAGTCAGGCCCCTCAGCCAACGCCACAGCCTAATCCAACCGTTGAGGCTACCAAGCAGTATGCGGGCAGTTACTGGCGGTATTTAGTCGATAGTATTAAGCATCCGGCCAGCATTGAGCGCACTTATCATAGTTATTTTGGACTGACCAGTCTGGCGATTACCATCGTTAGTCTGGCCTTGACGATTGCTTTGCGCGCCGGCTCGGCTTTTTCATCCTTACCCGGCAGCCTTGCCAGTTCTGTCATGAGTACATTTTTGAAGTTGCTGGTCTTAGTTGCGATTCTGGCGATTGGCGTGATTGCCATTTATTATCTGGGCGTTCGCGGCATATTAGGTGATCGGCGGCGGCGTTTTCTCGACTTTACGACAGATTATGCGTTCCACTGTAATTGGATGGTGTTCTTCTCCGTCTTTACCCTGTTAATGCAGATATTGGGTCTCATCAACGTTGGTTCGGCAATGTTAATTTCGTTATTATTGACCATCAGTCTTAGCCTCTTTTTCTTAGCCGGGCCTTATATGCTATTTACGGCTCAGTCAACTAATCATTTCGACAAGATTTACGCCCTTCTCATCGTCAGTGTGCTACTAGCCATTGTCTTCATGGTGATTACCATGTTTGGTCTTGCCAGCATCATGGGCAGCCTTTATCAAGGACTCAACGATTTTGGCCGCTCGTTTAATTACTAA
- a CDS encoding zinc-ribbon domain-containing protein: protein MEFCPHCGVQVSADEAYCHNCGFNLKAYRLENQNAALAHQQENVGGQTSPASASGPQSGSVPPVTRRRQTSGGSPNHPKRPWLIVTLVLLAAVVIVGGVLYFQNRSQQTQEAASSSASASAASASSVSIASASASESQAAASSSLAASQEAASESLANASESRAEKEETNSSSSDLSNRDVAKMAADLDDFDLDDYRVEVTSPAVNMKEVDVYDKDSGELYNKYRYDEIHDQMSKYDDDSGKWELIKDSDD, encoded by the coding sequence ATGGAATTTTGTCCACATTGCGGCGTTCAGGTTAGCGCTGACGAAGCATATTGTCACAATTGCGGTTTCAATCTTAAGGCATATCGATTAGAAAATCAGAATGCTGCGTTAGCCCATCAGCAGGAAAATGTTGGCGGTCAGACGAGTCCGGCATCGGCGTCAGGACCACAATCAGGCAGCGTGCCACCGGTGACCCGTCGCCGCCAAACCAGTGGCGGATCCCCCAACCACCCGAAACGACCATGGCTAATTGTGACGCTGGTATTACTCGCTGCGGTTGTCATTGTGGGCGGTGTCTTATATTTTCAGAACCGCAGTCAGCAGACGCAAGAAGCCGCCTCGAGTTCGGCCAGTGCGTCAGCAGCAAGCGCCTCCTCAGTTTCGATCGCCTCAGCCTCGGCATCCGAATCGCAGGCAGCAGCATCTAGCTCACTGGCAGCGTCTCAAGAAGCCGCCAGTGAATCACTCGCTAATGCCAGCGAGTCACGTGCAGAAAAAGAAGAGACCAACAGCAGTAGCAGCGATCTAAGTAACCGCGATGTTGCCAAAATGGCCGCCGATCTGGACGATTTTGATCTCGACGATTACCGCGTGGAAGTCACATCGCCGGCAGTTAACATGAAAGAAGTCGATGTTTACGACAAAGATAGTGGCGAACTGTACAATAAATACCGCTACGATGAGATTCATGACCAAATGAGCAAATACGATGATGATTCAGGCAAATGGGAGCTTATTAAAGACAGCGATGATTAA
- a CDS encoding EAL domain-containing protein: protein MYRYFIQPQLNKANQSLIGYELLMKQHTSRGWQPPVSFSALPAPVIADTLRQTAQKLVLKIGSVSVNLNRMQMLNHQIQTALIDVQNELRPVRLVVELTEEPEEAPIAWAQLEPMIQRFVERGIEISLDDVATGENKLSHIRPLLPYASEMKFALQNDAKLTLSDARMQQRVRFWRDLAAEYHMRFILEGIESAADDRLVDALGIDLRQGYFYGKPQLLKLQASDPTN from the coding sequence ATGTATCGTTACTTTATTCAACCGCAACTTAATAAAGCCAATCAAAGTCTCATTGGATATGAACTTTTGATGAAGCAACATACGTCTCGTGGTTGGCAGCCACCTGTGTCTTTTTCAGCACTGCCGGCACCGGTGATTGCTGATACACTGCGGCAAACAGCGCAAAAATTGGTTTTGAAAATCGGATCGGTTTCCGTCAATCTGAATCGGATGCAGATGCTCAATCACCAGATTCAAACGGCCTTGATTGATGTGCAAAATGAGTTGCGTCCGGTGCGTCTGGTTGTGGAACTAACGGAAGAGCCGGAGGAAGCCCCGATTGCCTGGGCGCAACTTGAGCCGATGATCCAGCGGTTTGTCGAACGCGGGATTGAAATCAGCCTTGATGATGTGGCTACCGGCGAAAATAAATTGTCGCATATCCGACCACTTTTGCCTTATGCGAGTGAGATGAAGTTCGCTTTACAAAATGATGCCAAGTTGACGTTGAGCGATGCACGTATGCAGCAACGTGTACGGTTTTGGCGTGATCTTGCGGCTGAGTACCACATGCGCTTCATTCTTGAGGGGATTGAAAGTGCTGCTGATGATCGGCTTGTTGATGCACTGGGGATTGATTTGCGGCAGGGCTATTTTTATGGGAAGCCGCAACTTTTGAAGTTACAGGCTTCTGATCCAACAAATTGA
- a CDS encoding AI-2E family transporter: MSAYEKFINNVPVRRTVVLFSVFLVLWFARSIMSDILLTFIFAFLVSRLVHAVQRHVHVRPFVIVVPVYILVILGLIYAAVHYVPAIIHQTITLFNSVQDFYNSDAFANNQVMQWVLQSTKSLNLTEQLKTGLSTVLEYAGNIGAMGLTLVLSFILSFFFTIELDSLPAFGQLFLDSPFGWYFKDLRYFALKFINTFGVVMEAQIFIAVVNTVITTITLLFMKMPNIPSLAIMVFLLSLIPVAGAIISLIPLTIIGYTVGGWQDVITILIMIAAIHVLEAYVLNPKFMSSRTQLPVFFTFVVLLVAERLFGTWGLIVGIPIFTFFLDVLGVKKIAGTKAHHSTYDTVPQPKEHHENDA, translated from the coding sequence ATGTCAGCGTACGAAAAATTTATCAACAATGTGCCAGTCCGACGTACAGTGGTTTTATTCTCGGTTTTTTTGGTTTTGTGGTTTGCCCGTAGCATTATGAGCGACATTTTGTTGACCTTTATTTTTGCGTTTCTAGTCAGTCGCTTAGTGCACGCGGTTCAACGCCACGTTCATGTTCGGCCGTTTGTGATCGTTGTACCTGTTTACATATTGGTGATTTTAGGGTTGATCTATGCAGCGGTCCATTATGTTCCAGCCATTATTCACCAAACGATCACGCTGTTTAATTCGGTACAGGATTTTTATAACAGCGATGCCTTTGCCAACAATCAGGTGATGCAGTGGGTTTTGCAGAGTACCAAGAGCCTGAACCTCACCGAACAACTTAAGACTGGCCTGTCAACGGTTCTTGAATATGCCGGTAACATTGGTGCGATGGGCTTGACGTTGGTGTTGTCGTTTATTTTGAGTTTCTTCTTTACCATCGAGTTGGATAGCTTACCGGCATTTGGGCAACTGTTTTTGGATTCACCGTTTGGCTGGTATTTTAAAGACCTGCGTTATTTTGCCTTGAAATTCATCAATACGTTCGGGGTTGTTATGGAAGCCCAGATCTTTATCGCGGTGGTTAACACGGTGATTACGACGATTACGCTGTTGTTTATGAAAATGCCGAATATTCCGAGTCTGGCGATTATGGTTTTTCTGTTATCACTCATTCCGGTTGCCGGGGCGATTATTTCACTCATTCCGTTGACGATCATCGGGTATACGGTTGGCGGCTGGCAAGATGTCATCACCATTTTGATCATGATTGCGGCGATTCATGTGTTGGAAGCATATGTCTTGAATCCTAAGTTCATGAGCAGCCGCACGCAATTGCCTGTCTTCTTCACCTTTGTCGTGTTGCTGGTGGCAGAGCGGCTCTTTGGGACTTGGGGCTTGATCGTTGGCATTCCGATCTTCACCTTTTTCCTGGATGTTTTAGGGGTCAAAAAGATTGCCGGAACCAAAGCACATCATTCGACTTATGACACTGTCCCGCAGCCAAAGGAGCATCATGAAAATGACGCGTAA
- a CDS encoding 2,3-diphosphoglycerate-dependent phosphoglycerate mutase: MAKLVLIRHGQSEWNLSNQFTGWVDVDLSEKGVEEAKHAGELIKQAGLEFDQAYTSVLTRAIKTLHYVLEESGQLWIPEMKTWRLNERHYGALQGLNKKETADKYGADQVHIWRRSYDVLPPLLKATDEGSAAKDRRYADLDPRIIPGGENLKVTLERVIPFWEDHIAPDLLDGKNVVIAAHGNSLRALTKYIENISDADIMNLEMATGEPVVYDFDEKLNVNSKTKLD; the protein is encoded by the coding sequence ATGGCGAAATTAGTATTGATCCGTCACGGACAAAGTGAATGGAACCTGTCCAACCAGTTCACTGGCTGGGTAGATGTTGATCTGAGTGAAAAGGGTGTCGAAGAAGCAAAGCATGCCGGTGAATTAATTAAGCAGGCTGGTCTTGAATTCGACCAAGCTTACACCTCAGTTTTGACCCGTGCGATCAAGACCCTGCACTACGTCTTGGAAGAATCCGGCCAATTGTGGATTCCAGAAATGAAAACCTGGCGCCTAAACGAACGTCACTATGGCGCATTGCAAGGTTTGAACAAGAAGGAAACGGCTGACAAATACGGTGCCGATCAAGTTCACATCTGGCGCCGTTCGTACGACGTTTTGCCACCATTGTTGAAGGCAACTGACGAAGGCTCTGCTGCTAAGGATCGTCGTTATGCCGACCTTGATCCGCGGATCATTCCTGGCGGCGAAAACCTGAAAGTGACGCTGGAACGGGTTATCCCATTCTGGGAAGACCACATCGCACCAGATCTGTTGGACGGCAAGAATGTTGTTATTGCCGCACATGGTAACTCTCTGCGTGCTTTGACCAAGTACATCGAAAACATTTCCGATGCTGACATCATGAACTTGGAAATGGCAACTGGCGAACCGGTTGTTTATGACTTTGATGAAAAGTTGAACGTTAACAGCAAGACCAAGTTGGACTAA
- a CDS encoding serine hydrolase domain-containing protein — protein MTRKRRWLIILAVLGVLVVVGGVTMRWIQHQRQVSKITARPVPQAQLRRHVRKLIDATDFRGSVALIKKGRIVYTGGVGEADHTRKLANNGTTMFPLASVEKYLTALVIGRLIADHRLSLTTKLAKFYPDIDHSRDITIRQLLDHRSGIQMDELTPEQILTSEKTALDWNLNQLGSTGDHSFIYTNANYALLAGIIRKVTKKPFAAALDQTILAPLKLTHTRNFDALSAKMPVAQGYLSEDDQSYQPDDLSQALLSSLLGSGSVYMSVTDLAKVIIAAETGKIIPKKVYRQLIAAHYADGNQYASGVAWLDDQRLLQGMYNDNPESFSTLAYFRANATSGVVLFGNHTMTTDTVTLAQNLEALVE, from the coding sequence ATGACGCGTAAACGCCGGTGGCTGATCATTTTGGCGGTGTTAGGTGTTTTGGTCGTCGTTGGTGGCGTGACGATGCGCTGGATCCAGCATCAGCGTCAAGTCAGTAAGATTACGGCACGACCTGTTCCTCAAGCACAGTTGCGGCGGCATGTTCGTAAACTGATTGATGCGACCGACTTTAGAGGCAGTGTTGCCTTGATCAAAAAGGGCCGGATTGTTTATACAGGCGGTGTCGGTGAAGCAGATCATACGCGCAAATTAGCGAATAATGGGACGACGATGTTTCCGCTGGCCTCGGTAGAAAAGTATTTAACGGCGCTCGTCATTGGGCGACTGATTGCCGATCACCGGCTGTCATTGACTACTAAGCTAGCCAAGTTTTATCCCGACATTGATCATAGTCGCGACATTACCATTCGGCAGCTGCTGGATCATCGCTCAGGCATTCAGATGGATGAACTTACACCGGAGCAAATACTGACATCAGAAAAAACCGCGCTCGACTGGAATTTGAATCAACTAGGATCCACCGGCGACCATAGCTTTATTTATACTAATGCCAATTATGCGTTATTAGCGGGGATTATTCGCAAAGTCACAAAGAAGCCTTTCGCTGCGGCACTAGACCAAACGATTTTGGCACCGTTAAAACTCACACACACCCGTAACTTCGATGCGTTATCGGCGAAAATGCCAGTGGCGCAAGGTTATCTGAGCGAAGATGATCAATCGTACCAGCCGGATGATTTAAGCCAGGCGCTTTTGTCGAGTTTACTTGGCAGTGGGAGTGTCTACATGAGCGTGACCGACTTGGCCAAGGTGATCATTGCAGCGGAAACCGGGAAGATTATTCCTAAAAAAGTCTATCGTCAGTTAATTGCGGCACATTATGCAGATGGTAATCAGTATGCCAGCGGGGTAGCGTGGTTGGACGATCAGCGTTTATTGCAAGGCATGTACAACGACAATCCGGAAAGTTTCAGTACCCTTGCTTATTTTCGTGCTAATGCGACCAGTGGCGTTGTGTTGTTTGGTAATCATACGATGACAACCGACACGGTGACGCTGGCGCAGAACTTAGAAGCATTGGTGGAATAA
- a CDS encoding MarR family winged helix-turn-helix transcriptional regulator gives MQTETNISGLIYQLAKLQKYFLNQHLGTLNLNSDQAKVLTFVAAHPGTNQRQISVDLSRGPASVSNLIKRLIQQGLLEKRMAPHSDRERQLFLTADGQAAAAEVHELFQVLEKAFATNVKDPEALTATLERLLTALQ, from the coding sequence ATGCAAACCGAAACAAACATTTCCGGCTTGATTTATCAGCTGGCTAAATTACAGAAATATTTTCTCAATCAACATCTCGGCACGCTCAACTTAAATAGCGATCAGGCTAAGGTATTGACTTTTGTCGCTGCACATCCTGGTACGAATCAGCGCCAGATTAGCGTGGATCTAAGTCGTGGTCCGGCGAGTGTTTCTAACCTGATCAAGCGGCTAATTCAACAAGGTCTGCTAGAAAAACGGATGGCACCGCACAGTGACCGCGAGCGGCAACTTTTTTTGACGGCTGATGGACAAGCGGCGGCTGCGGAAGTCCATGAGTTGTTTCAGGTGTTGGAGAAAGCTTTCGCCACCAATGTTAAAGATCCTGAAGCACTTACCGCCACCTTGGAACGATTGTTAACCGCTTTGCAATGA
- a CDS encoding MarR family winged helix-turn-helix transcriptional regulator yields MTQTSEALLKVFGQLLQKRPFMGAIASSLRFGDQQRQPNQLRLLRLLDQRGELTNSDLVEALDIRPSSVSALVQKLEELGLINRHESETDKRVQLIALTDDGRKFIETTGKLKTDLPDQIFSGLTDDEQAELLKLIEKLTADLANRDDLSWPEGKQFDDMRAWAERFHHGHHGPRRGYPGSFGAGGPHGFDRHF; encoded by the coding sequence ATGACACAAACTTCAGAAGCATTATTAAAAGTATTCGGGCAATTACTCCAAAAGCGGCCATTTATGGGGGCCATCGCCAGCAGCCTGCGTTTTGGTGATCAGCAGCGGCAACCTAATCAATTGCGTTTGTTGCGCTTACTCGATCAGCGCGGTGAGCTAACGAACTCGGATTTAGTTGAAGCTTTAGACATTCGCCCTAGCTCGGTTTCGGCTTTGGTGCAGAAACTAGAAGAACTGGGCCTGATTAACCGCCATGAATCGGAAACCGATAAACGGGTTCAACTCATTGCTTTGACTGACGATGGGCGCAAATTCATTGAAACCACCGGAAAGCTGAAAACCGATTTACCGGATCAAATTTTTAGCGGTTTGACTGACGATGAACAAGCCGAGTTGTTGAAGTTAATTGAAAAATTAACGGCGGATTTGGCTAATCGCGATGATCTCAGCTGGCCAGAAGGAAAACAGTTTGACGATATGCGGGCGTGGGCGGAGCGCTTTCATCACGGGCATCATGGTCCCCGCCGCGGCTACCCTGGCAGCTTTGGGGCAGGTGGTCCCCATGGCTTCGACCGCCATTTTTAA
- a CDS encoding zinc ribbon domain-containing protein — MAGKMRYCPNCGFKIPAGVKYCPNCGTDLVRFDAQIAAQTAAQSTQSRPTKQAEPQDSIADQEPTVGERSRRRQSQTPAGKKSLDLTDDSFQHFLDWLAVHIVYTLIGVMVLFCVFSFSVLIGWVLAVASAVAVYVVANRRPVARYQPRNRSDQSDDDDIWTMPSSGQASQVPPYSTPIRQPNFSPNSQSGGSSRWWLQFAGKSHRRGSLIWLVYLAAAFLALIAAYAWPFGASGVGTTTVGGSLYDLVRSASTLAETTAATTGTVGAAKVNLPYVALALAGVGPALGLVFGLFRARGMMRLGGMLGLLGYAALYVAYAPLMSSGTNQIQGLLNPGIGYVVGIVAALVMVVTARLLRRD; from the coding sequence TTGGCTGGAAAGATGCGGTACTGTCCAAATTGCGGTTTTAAAATACCGGCAGGCGTTAAGTACTGTCCAAATTGCGGCACGGATTTGGTGCGTTTTGATGCCCAAATTGCGGCACAAACAGCGGCACAATCCACGCAAAGCCGACCGACTAAACAAGCGGAGCCGCAAGATTCGATTGCTGACCAGGAGCCAACAGTTGGTGAGCGCTCTCGGCGACGTCAAAGTCAGACGCCGGCCGGTAAGAAAAGCCTAGACTTAACTGACGACAGCTTTCAGCATTTTCTTGATTGGCTGGCTGTTCACATTGTGTATACGTTAATTGGCGTCATGGTGTTATTTTGTGTCTTTAGCTTTTCGGTCTTGATCGGTTGGGTGCTTGCAGTTGCCAGTGCGGTGGCGGTTTATGTCGTGGCGAACCGGCGACCGGTGGCACGTTACCAGCCGCGGAATCGTAGCGATCAGTCCGATGATGATGATATTTGGACGATGCCTTCATCTGGACAGGCTAGTCAGGTGCCTCCGTATTCGACGCCTATTCGTCAGCCAAACTTTTCACCTAATTCCCAAAGTGGCGGTTCGTCGCGTTGGTGGCTGCAATTTGCTGGAAAATCGCATCGGCGCGGTAGCTTGATCTGGCTGGTTTATTTAGCGGCCGCGTTTCTTGCCCTAATTGCCGCTTATGCTTGGCCTTTTGGAGCGAGCGGGGTTGGTACGACAACGGTGGGCGGCAGTTTGTATGACTTGGTTCGCAGTGCCAGTACATTGGCCGAAACGACGGCTGCTACCACTGGGACAGTGGGTGCGGCAAAGGTTAATCTGCCTTATGTAGCGCTAGCGTTGGCAGGTGTGGGGCCAGCTTTAGGATTAGTGTTTGGGCTTTTCCGGGCGCGCGGCATGATGCGACTTGGCGGGATGTTAGGATTATTAGGGTATGCGGCTTTATATGTTGCCTATGCACCATTAATGAGTAGCGGAACAAATCAAATTCAAGGGTTGCTCAATCCTGGCATTGGCTATGTTGTGGGGATAGTTGCTGCATTAGTGATGGTCGTCACGGCACGGCTTTTGCGGCGTGATTGA
- a CDS encoding class A sortase, with amino-acid sequence MTKSGKQQSPRKHRWLWRTIFALGVLLGLALVFNEPIKLFVVDHLSQWTMGQIDRNTVDKNEKRSATFDFKGVKALDINTVGNAALTRNLHPIGKIAITSVHLKLPILKGLSNDNLSAGAGTMKADQKMGEGNYALAGHYMTNQGILFSPLKNVQTGDTVAITNMKKVYTYKVTTKQIVNETQVQWIDDVAGKKLITLVTCASPTEGEVDRIIVQGELQSVKKANQKNLKIFL; translated from the coding sequence ATGACGAAATCAGGTAAACAACAGTCCCCACGTAAGCATCGCTGGCTATGGCGGACGATTTTTGCGCTCGGTGTCCTTCTGGGCTTAGCGCTGGTTTTCAACGAACCGATTAAGCTGTTTGTCGTTGATCATTTAAGCCAATGGACGATGGGGCAGATTGATCGCAATACAGTTGATAAGAACGAAAAAAGAAGTGCCACGTTTGATTTTAAAGGTGTTAAAGCGCTTGATATCAACACGGTCGGGAATGCCGCGTTGACCCGTAATCTGCATCCGATTGGTAAGATTGCCATTACCAGCGTTCATCTGAAGTTGCCGATTCTCAAGGGGCTGTCAAATGATAACCTGAGCGCCGGCGCCGGGACGATGAAGGCTGATCAGAAGATGGGCGAAGGCAATTATGCGTTAGCCGGCCACTACATGACCAACCAAGGGATTCTTTTTTCGCCTTTGAAAAATGTCCAAACTGGCGATACAGTCGCGATTACGAATATGAAGAAAGTTTACACTTACAAAGTGACCACGAAACAGATTGTTAACGAAACTCAGGTGCAATGGATCGATGATGTGGCAGGCAAAAAACTGATTACCTTAGTCACATGTGCGTCACCGACAGAAGGCGAAGTGGATCGGATCATTGTTCAAGGAGAACTTCAGTCGGTCAAGAAAGCAAATCAAAAGAACCTGAAAATTTTCTTATAA
- a CDS encoding NUDIX hydrolase, with protein sequence MANYIKDIRSKVGHMPIFLNAVAGAVVNDQRQILLQQRTDAGNWSLPGGMMEYGETFVETLKREMKEDAGLLVEPIKPLHTFEQGFTTYPNGDQAQIICRLYLVKPVGGGLEQADPNETLALKYFDFDQLPPLFNMQSRDMIACVRAYLDGEQQH encoded by the coding sequence GTGGCAAATTATATAAAAGACATCCGCAGCAAGGTCGGGCATATGCCGATTTTTCTAAATGCAGTTGCGGGTGCTGTCGTCAATGACCAAAGACAAATATTACTGCAACAGCGCACTGATGCAGGCAATTGGAGTTTACCCGGTGGCATGATGGAGTATGGCGAGACGTTTGTCGAGACGCTGAAACGGGAAATGAAGGAAGATGCAGGCTTGCTGGTTGAGCCTATCAAGCCGTTACACACTTTTGAGCAGGGCTTTACCACGTATCCAAATGGCGATCAGGCCCAGATTATCTGCCGACTATATCTGGTAAAGCCGGTGGGTGGCGGTTTGGAGCAAGCTGATCCGAATGAGACATTGGCTTTGAAGTATTTTGACTTCGATCAGTTGCCACCATTATTCAATATGCAATCGCGCGACATGATTGCGTGCGTTCGCGCTTATTTGGATGGGGAACAGCAACATTAA
- a CDS encoding alpha/beta hydrolase, with translation MIAVVFLIWWVPSLAPSKSGQSSTSAPRQVTSASASKIVNRSTISTSTSSESSVTSPQAASSLNESSFFSPTLNRSWRYFTYLPAGYTSSRQYPLILMLHGMDGDATNLVKLVDSKTMLDQAVTATKHPAVVVFIDGGNSFYVDSPAEKMQTAIVQDLLPHLQQQVAVLPQADAHAVGGVSMGGYGALHLALAVPTAFRTVAALSPAVWQQVPEAARPRMPAFLRAGQWNQAQWEADAPAKMLTGDRTVGLHVFLASGQADTTVPFQDVSRFADQLTTAGVNPTTHWSAAGAHGFTYWQQILPEAYQWMLRQLPVPEK, from the coding sequence ATGATCGCGGTCGTATTTTTGATCTGGTGGGTTCCATCTTTGGCACCTTCAAAATCGGGTCAATCTTCAACGTCAGCGCCACGACAGGTGACATCGGCGTCTGCTTCAAAAATTGTTAACCGCAGCACTATCAGCACATCAACTTCATCTGAGTCGAGTGTCACGTCACCACAAGCGGCTAGCAGTCTCAACGAGTCAAGTTTCTTTTCGCCGACGCTGAATCGTTCTTGGCGCTATTTTACGTATCTTCCGGCTGGCTATACCTCATCGCGCCAGTATCCGCTTATCTTGATGCTGCACGGGATGGATGGTGATGCAACCAATCTGGTGAAATTGGTTGATTCAAAAACCATGTTAGATCAAGCGGTGACAGCCACTAAGCATCCCGCAGTCGTGGTTTTCATTGATGGTGGCAATAGTTTTTACGTTGATTCGCCAGCAGAAAAGATGCAGACAGCGATCGTTCAGGATTTGCTGCCGCATTTGCAGCAACAAGTTGCCGTATTGCCCCAGGCGGATGCCCATGCGGTTGGTGGCGTGTCGATGGGCGGTTATGGCGCACTGCATCTGGCGCTAGCGGTTCCGACAGCATTTCGCACGGTTGCAGCATTGTCACCGGCTGTCTGGCAACAAGTTCCTGAAGCTGCGCGGCCACGGATGCCAGCATTTTTGCGTGCCGGACAATGGAATCAGGCACAGTGGGAAGCAGATGCGCCGGCTAAAATGTTAACAGGTGACCGCACTGTCGGGTTGCACGTTTTTCTTGCTTCCGGTCAGGCGGATACAACGGTGCCATTTCAGGATGTTAGCCGGTTTGCCGATCAACTCACGACTGCCGGGGTAAATCCGACCACGCACTGGAGCGCTGCTGGGGCGCACGGCTTTACTTATTGGCAACAGATCCTACCTGAAGCTTATCAATGGATGTTGCGACAGCTGCCGGTTCCTGAAAAATAA
- a CDS encoding GtrA family protein, with protein sequence MKTLIHLYKRYEMIINYLFIGGLTTLINFVTFFVMRYFDIGLVLTNTTANIVSVIFAFFANKSVVFHSDYSSKKKFWFELTSFLILRGVSLLLDNFIMIVGVDWLHGNEILVKILDQIIIVVANYLFSKLIFVRKR encoded by the coding sequence TTGAAAACGCTGATTCATCTATATAAACGCTACGAAATGATCATCAACTACTTATTTATCGGCGGGCTGACCACCTTGATCAATTTCGTCACCTTTTTTGTGATGCGCTATTTTGATATTGGCTTGGTCTTAACCAACACGACCGCTAACATTGTCAGTGTCATTTTTGCATTCTTCGCCAACAAAAGTGTCGTCTTCCACAGTGACTATTCAAGCAAAAAGAAGTTCTGGTTCGAGCTAACCAGTTTTCTAATCCTCCGTGGCGTTTCACTGTTGCTGGATAACTTCATTATGATTGTCGGCGTGGACTGGCTTCACGGCAACGAGATCCTGGTCAAAATTCTGGATCAAATTATCATTGTCGTCGCTAACTACCTGTTCTCAAAACTGATCTTTGTCCGCAAACGGTAG